The stretch of DNA AAGACAGGCTCTCTCTTAAGGCTCCTTTTCAGGTTTAAACCTCAATTACACCAAAATGTAAAATGCTGCAATTCTCCCAAAATGATTTCCATGCTTTTTATAGATGAGGAACAATAACTATTATTGTTTAACTactcttttgaaaaaaacaaaaaaaaatgcctttggAATTTTTATTTGTACCACTGCTAAGGTTTGGTTCTGCTGAACACAATGCAATACTTAAACTTTTTAGAAAACTAGTTGCACAAAGGGGCAgttcctatttttttattattcggTTTCTCACTTGTTTCCTGTCAGTATTGATTGTGTCTATGGCACAGAACACTGCCTGCAGTTGTAGTACATTATTTCTATAAAACTTACACCTGAGACAGTTTTCACAAATCTTTCAATTGCACAGCTTCTTAGATCTCGAATGGAGATTTGTTGAAGAGCATTGCAACACACCCACTTTTAATTCTCAGATGAACTGCTAATATTAATCATAATGAAGGGCCTTTATACCTCTGTCTgtgaataaatatatacagctTGGTCCAGTTCCAGTGACAAGTTTTAAAAGTCAAGGACTGCTCTTCGCCTCCATTAACACTGAATGAGTAGAACCTCACATTCGGGAGTAAATCAGAGCAGCTTCTGAGTTATGAAGAGTCATTTAGGTTTATTTTTCCTGGTCTCCCAGCTGAGAGCAGAATCACTTTGTAAGATAACACTCTCACATTGACCTCAGACTGACTGTGGGCTTCAACGCGCCCTTAAGGATCTGGGTGTACTCATTTCCAATGAAGAAGAGCAGGTGGACCAACACACTCATCAGATGGAGACATGATAAGCTAAAAACAGACTGATTCTGGGACTTGGAAACATTATACTGCCAACAGACCCTGATAGCTGTGTAAGTGAGCTCCTGAAAATGTGTTACTTAAAAAAGAGCCACAACATACacttaatattaaaaacacGAGAAAAGGGAAGGGGGAACTAACATGAATAAGAACGtaagaaaaattacaaatgagaagcggccatttggcccatctaggtGACTTAGCAGTAGCTACAGAGATCGCGCTCACCCAGCCATGTCTTCAGAGAAGCAGtgtttcagcttcaacaacatgcgTGGCTTGCGCCGTACCCCTCTGCTTCATAACGCTCAAGACGTCCTTTGGGCTACATTTTCAATGGCTCTGAGGATTCTGAATAATTGAATTCaataattgaataaaaaagACTTAAGGTGTTTGGTGGATTTCGCTTATCAGggtaggacattcccttaagcccAGGAACAATACTCTCTATGCAGTGCTGTACTGCTGTAAAATTATAATGGACACCGAAGGCAGCAGTCACGTTGACTCTCTGATGGTCTGTGACAGCAGAGGCAGAGTTCATGTGCATCCTGATGCTTGCAAGGACAATGGAGGATTTTGCCCTCAGCCCTGCCAGGGGAGAAACCCAGAGGGATCAGCCACTATGGCATGCAAGGAATTAACAGAACAAACACCAGCAGACTCTGTGGTTCCCCTATTCCAGGAGGATGGCTGCTAATGACGAGTGGCGACAGTCTGTACACACCGTGCTGTTGTCCTTCCTGGCTATCCTGTCAACACAAGTGTTCAGAAAGTGTGCCTCTATCTCATCCCCTGCCTAAGGGTACACAATTCACTAAAGCTCTGGAAGCACAGCTCAGCGATTAGGAGTCATTCAACATCACAGACAGCTTGACAAAGGCTATTAATTGCATTTTCTCTAAGTCCTTAAATCACCAGGCAAATCATTAACCACAAATACACTTTCCCACAACAAGGTGACATTAAAATACACTGCACATTCCCAAATAAAAGATACAGGTTGCGCGAGTGTGAAAATAACTGCTAGGTATGTTCAAGTTTGAATATACTTTGAATATACAGTTTTTTCTCCATGCATTTATTAGGAATATGAAGTTAAATGGTTAAAAACCTCAGAGTTTTGCCATTTTGGGGTCTGCTTTGTCAATTTAAACCTGGGAGCTATGATGGTTTTGACTATACAGTAATACAGCTCAAAATCACGACTGAGACGTGCACACAACACCTCGTATTTGAAAATCATTTAATCCTGTGCCCTGGAAAGAATGTTGCAAAAGTGACTGGGGGGCAGACAGGTGATATCTACACCCCCAGTTTTCCAGACAAGGAATGGGAAAACAAGATGCTCTCTTTATTCCtctcataatttatttttgtaccttTATTCCTCCCTGAATTCTTCTAATACTAAAAAGTGTTGCTGTCCTGCAGCTGGCACCTCCACTTGTCAAGCAGAAGGAGTGTTTAAAAGACATCATAAAGATGTTGTGCAATAAGCATTAATAAACATGTATCAGACGACATGATATAGTTGTGAGCGGTACTCTCACTCTTTTCTGGGTGAAAAGGTGTCGCCTATTCATGGCTGCAGTTTAAACCTGTGTCCTCTGGTCCGTGGTTCACTGTCCATTTGGAAGAGAAACACTGTGAGCATTCTGAATTCTTCTAATACTACTTGTTGTTGTGACTACATAACGCACTACAGAATTTCTGCACTGCAAAACCTTGAACCTGAACCTGTTGTCGATACAAATGTCAGCTGGTCTCTAGGCACGTGGCAGCAGATAATCAAATCAATTTTAGCAATGCACACACAAAGCATAGACAGAGTGCCCTGAtttaatgcaaaaatatttaataggaAGTGATTTTATGATGTATAACAAGATAGATGCATGTCTGGGTGCTGTATAACTGAGTGCTAACAGCACCTGACTTGGTAGAATTTGATAGAAAAGGCACATGCAGCAGAAGTATTCCAAATTCCATACCTTAATACCAGCGAGCTCTTCATGTGTCTTTTCACGAACACAGACAGCCTGGCTCACGTAAGCATTTACATCTTCCAGGCAAAGGCTTCTTTCCTGGAACAGAGGTTCGGAGAGATGAAAGACGTTCACTTTCATTTTGAGCCCCGGTACATAAACAGGTCAACTCCCAAAGCTTTTTCTGGCAGGGCAAGACTGACTCCACCACGTCTTATTTCATTAACCCGCGGCAGATCTGTCCACACGATGCTGATGCCAGCACATTTCTGCCACACAACAGCAAGCCATAGAAAAGACTGACAATTGGTCATAATGAACTTCAGAGTTGGAGCTCAGATTCAGCCCTGAAGCAAACTGCTGGAAATATAACTCTAAAGGTGTTCTCATATAGGAAccagcaaaggtttattccatgctaaaaagagaagaaaaggaacacaacgtttcggccgtggagccttcttcaggtcagaGCCTTCTTTGGCATTCTAATACAGGTTCAGAATATAAGCAATTTCCAACCAGGTAGTCGTAAGGAGTATTGATACCTACTGGAAATGAATCAAGTGACCATGTAAAAAATGATATTGGGAAAAGGAGATTCGTTTTTGAAGATGTCCCAGTTTCTCACGAGCCACTCGCCCCCTGGGGATATGGAAAAGCTAGTGTGGTTGGTGAACAGAACGGGCGCCTGCAACACCAGGCATGTCCCCTACCTGCAAGGCAATGTAGGTGACCAGGCAAACGACAGCCGCTAAAGGGGACTCTAGCTTCTCCAGCTCTTCTGCCAAGTCCAACAGGTCAAAAACCGCCAGGAAGGTGGAGAAACGGAGGGCTTTTGTCTCCGGAGCCTCGCTGAACCACAGAACTTTCAAATCTGGGGTTCCCTCTTTAGAAAGAAATATAACAAAATGATGAGATCTTTAAGAGCACAATAGCAGATGCTTTGATCTGAGGGTGATTCCAGAGGCTGGGGGCTGAGCTAGGAATTTAAAGCTATTGCCGTGAGGGCTCCACATGCTTCTGAGTTTTAGGTCTCACTGGGATACAAGTAGGCTGAATACACAGCTAAGAGTaacacacaccgaatgcagccGGGCTCCCAGTGAAAAGCCCAGTGATTTAAGCACTGAACCCCCTAGACTGTTATTTGAATTACAGGACAATATTTTCaagatgatttaaaaaacatcagCCCCCTTCATTCTGAAAGTGCGATGTAAAATGTAAAGCTTGATATACAGAAATTGGCAAGGAAGATATCAAAAGGAgaattttcttttcagtgtagcacagctttggggaaaaaaaaaggtcactTTATCATAAAGCATGAGCTGTATCTGAACATTAACGTGGGCTTTTCTGACATTATTCTGTCCCAGAACCATCTTAGAGACGAAGCTGTGACAACTTTATTTTCAACAGGccaaccaaaagaaaaaaataatattctgagGTAGCAGGATGCAAATATACAATCTATGTTATCAGTCTGTTAATTCGTGGATGCAGCTGTAAAGGATAACCTAGGTACAAAGACACATCTTTCATTTCAGCTACTAAGCAACTATGTTTATCACTTTGTTTGCCTAATTAGTGGGTGAGCAGAGATAACTCACACCTTTCTTAGCAACCAGATTCTGTTCCTCTTTcagtgtgttttcaaagcctTTGAGCAGCATCTGATAAGATAAACTAGTTTAAACATTGCTATAACAGCCTTTTAGCAGCTCTGTTAGTAATCTCTAATCGCCTGACAGGATAATCAGAGCCCATTGAAGGAGTCACTTCAAGCCTGCAGGGTCCTAGGAAATTGCAGGATTCGCTGTTCCGCTGCAAGCTGAGGACTACCTGGTTGAGGATTCCCAGCCCTGGCTCCGGCGGTGCCCTGCCAGTTATGTCTCTGTCACCTAGTGACAAGACTCTCAATGTCTGTATCTCCTATCACAAACGGGACAGAGCCTTAGCATCTTCTTTGAAAGGACAGTCTATCTGAttctgtggctgtatctgtggGTGCTGCTGGAAGCTGGCACTAAGCCATTTTGAGCTCAGACATGCAGAGAAACACAACAGCAAGGACCTTCTTTACAACATTCTGCAGGGGTGCAGAGGAGCACTACCTAAGCTACATATCCTCTTAAAaacactggcttctttcaattTTGAAACAGCAGGTGCAACGGATGTTTGTCCAAAAATTGCTATTTGGCTGGTGACTTGAAAGGAATACAGCCACATCCTCACgtgcaaaatgaaaagcattgggtacagtacatctcagtTTCCTTATTGATGTTTCTCTCCTATTTTGCCCAAGTATGTTGCCCCACATTGTAAAGTTTCCATGCAAGTGATCCTGTCTCCAGATGTCTCTTGCATCATTCCTAACCTGCAGAAGAGGACAGTGGAGTCACCCAGGCCTACTCCGCTGCACACAACAGACAGCATGAGACACAAGGAGACGGGCAAGACTGCATGCTGCGACGTTTTTCAAAGCTGCACACCCCACTGGGTATCTGACCAAGTCGAGAAACGGAGGGGTAAGAGTGTCAACGACATCGTGCCTCGTACCCGGGAGGCTCAGGGGAGCGGGCGTGACGAGGTCTGGCTGCCGGAGCGAGTTGCCACGATAGACGAACCACTCCTTCACCGCAGGGGCTGGACCGCTGTCGCCTGAGAGCCGAGAGACAGAAGTGTGTCATGACAAAACAATAGCGCACACATTAGGCCGGGCTCCTCACAGTCACCGCACGTGTGGGTGAAAAACAATAGAGCTTCTAAAAATGGAGCATCAGACAGGAGGGGAAGCTGCACGGGGAATAATTGAGACAGGATAATGAAAAGAGACCCAGCGCTGAGCTACAGCTTCTCTCACACGTCTCTCCAGGacaaataattccttacacttatatagcgcctttccggacaccccactcaaagtgcattacaggtaatggggattcacCACCACCagcgtgcagccccacctggatgatgcaacattGATGATGCTGTACCAGTACGCtcatcacacaccagctctcagtggggaggagaccagtgatgaagccaattcagagatggggattattagaattTGGCCAATACACCAGGCTGGACACACCTATTCCTGAGTCAGCCTGGGAAAGGATACATCCCGACTACTTTACAGGTTGACTTTTAGACACACAGAGCACTTGACACCTCTCTGTAGCCACACAGTCACCTCTGTGGTGCCGACTTCATTGCTCACCCACACAAGTTCACCTTGCTTTACTGCAAAGAGGATTCCGTATATGCGTTCTCTTGCGGGTCGGAAAGTGATTGCCTGCCCAGGAAACTCGGTGTCCTCTTCATCTTCAAGCGTGTTGCTACAGTCAACAACACCAGCAGACAGAACGTCGAAAACCATAAAAGATTCAGCTCTTACGTGTTGTTCTTTGGCTgccttaaaaacaaacaaacaaccaAATAAgcctcatttcatttttttttctacttcatatttttgcattttcaggGCAGATGAACACAACTGACAAGCATGAACGAATACGGCTGGTTCCAAAAAGGCATCTGGTGCATTTTTGGTACCTCTAAATGTATTAAGAGTACGAGCAACCACAGTGGCAAAATCTTTCTCAATATTGTGCCAGTATTTGTTTTCATCAACATATAAAAAAGGATGTTTAGTTGGACTGCCATATAAGCTGGAGCCGGGCTGTAAATTCGTTacagttttcttacaacttAACTGAAATGTAACTATAATCGTACGTCTCCTTTCTGCTGACACTAGAACAGCTGTCGCAAAGGTTGCTGCAGGGCTGTTTAAGAGCTGCCCCATTAAAGGGATACACGCGCAGATATGAGACAAGTTCTGAAGGCAGCTACTGGGAACAGGCATGTCTACGTTCAGTGGCGCTGATCTTTTCTCATGAGGAAACAAGAGCAACAGCAATATTTCACAGGGCAGCTCCCCGCAAGGTTACCTGCAGAACGTCATGACTGGAATACCTTTCCAGAGAGTTCATGGATTCAGAGGAAGGGGGCTCACTTCCAGAGGGAACCCACGGGGACTGCTGATTGGGAAGGAGGTACATCCGCACTCCTTGCTCCAGTACAGCCTGGTCTGCCTCGGATAAAGGCAGCTCGCTGATCCCACCTCTTGAGCAGCAGTGACTAGAGATGAAGTCGGCCACTGCCAACACTTTATCTGCAGGCGTCGAGGCCCCTGGGTGTTTCTGCCGATAGGCTGCCAGGCACTTGTTCCGCAGTCCCTCCAGGCGGCCCTGCGGCACGACGTCGTTGCCCAGGATGCAGGCAAGAAGCGGGAGGTCGCTCTGGCGGAGCCGCAAGGCCCGGCACAGATTTTCCCGGGAGAACAGAACCGTCTCCATGCGCTCGAGCCGGAGCTGGCTCACGGAGAGGTAGGGAACGCTGTCGTAGATGAGGAAGTCCGTGTCCTGCCCCAGGATGCCCATGCAGTCGTGCAGGGCAGCGTAGCCAGCGATCTCGTAGTCGGCCTCGCGCACGGAGCACCGCGTCTCCGCGCCCAGGGCCTTCAAGGCGAATCTCGAAAACGTAGCCAGACCCGAGGGGAGGCAGAACATCTCCCTGCCCGGCTGCCGGCCGTGGGCCTTGACGTAGCGGAAAGCGCCGCGGATCTCCCGGCCGTGCCGCAGCCTGCGCTGCGCCCACTCCGCCCTCTTGGCCTCCTCCACCGCGCCGTCGAAGACGAACACCAGCCGGATGCCGGCCTCCGCGAAGGCCCCGGCGAAGCTCTCCAGGACGCGCGTGTACTCCCGCCACTGGCCGCCGTGGACCCAGGCAGCGCAGGAGTACCAGTGTCTCAGGCACGCCGTCCCGTCCACCACCAGCGTCGGGGGGCGGCCGGGCCGGGCTCGGCGACGCTGCTCGGCCATCTCCTTCAAGTTCACCGCCACGCACGTCCCGGGACAGGCGTTTTCCACGAAGCCCTGCAGGCCCTTCACTCCCATCGCGGGGACTGCAACCAAAAACGATTTAGAAGAACAAACAGGAAATGGGCCGGATGAGTCGGCGGTAACGACGTCGCTGGGAGGAAGGAAGCTTTCTTGGTCCGGCTTCCCAGAGGAACGAGCACGGACGGCCAGCGTGAAAGAGGaactattttcatatttcagggTTACTGCCTATctaaccacaatgaaagtaaaatgcacGCAGTCATGTGTGAAACCTCTGGTTTACATCACCAAATAGACACAATTTCCAGGTACACGCAGCAGTATGTTCTGtaattcagaacgaggcaataAAACTTCCAGTGACGTGATGCTGCCTTATAAGATAAGAttaaatcactttattggccctatacaatttcttgcattaggaatttgtcttttcgcataccccagcttgctctccatgagacacacagacagggagagaagctgggggtcagagcacagggtcagccatttatacagcacccctgcagcagctggggttaagggccttgctcaggggcccaacggagtaggatccCTCTGCCgcccgcgggatttgaaccggcaaccttccagccacaggcgaaGATCCTTAGACACAGTGccacattgtaaacaagcaggcttgtgaatacatctcttttaatccaatagaaatattgcttttgatttcaagacagttttgctgacaaatgctACGTacttaactctgcatgcagatcacattggaacatttctttccGGAAAATGTCTTCTGCACATCCTGTACTTAATTCTCTCGTACatcgcattacattagtcatcacagggactagtgagcaggaagggccgcatcgCGTCACAATTCGTGGGACCTCGACTGCGAGTTTGCGACAACGTGGCCACTTAcattactttcacaaagttcacaactgtgtgcttaattcaaaatttgtacAATTTTTGTTACCAAAATTTTAGAACgcgtctgagaaattgggactgcagttcccctttcacCGATACTTGAGGTGTCAGATACGAAAGAAGGACGCGCGATTCAGATATTTCATACACAAATCTCTCACACAAACACTAGCAGAACCTTTGAAGCAGAGACATTGTGCTACAAAAATAAACAGGATAATATGGGATACTGCCGTCGTTTGACACAGAGCATTAAGACAAAGCGCAGGGAAATGGTTAAAACACAGCAAAAGTAGCGACAatttagaggaaaaaaaacactgggcAGAGgatggtgtacagtatatgtaaattgttttcagattttgatAACGTGTATGTTTTGCATGTGTGGAAGTGTCTTCCTGCTGTTTATTCAAGTTACATTGTAAATCCTGTGCAGGAGTAGGACTCTTTACGGTGGAATTGCTCGCTTGAAGGGGGATAAGGACTCTCCAGGGCCGAGTTTGATGGACGGTGTAATACGATGTTGTGAAGACTGAATGAAACCTGGTCAGGAAAGTGGTCTTTGCACTGGGAATTCTGTAAAATAACTGAGTTCCATTATTTGTTTGCTGAAGGGAAGGCACTGCAATGATCAactctaaaaaaacaaacagcacttttcctttcttttccagCCAGAGCTCAAGGTCCTAACTTCAGATGCCTAACTGAAATTTAAAGACCCTTTGAAATTTCAAATTAACTAAAACAATAGACGAGCTGAAAACGCAGTCTCTTGAGGGCCTATCAGCAACCTTTTAAGCACATACCGTGATCACCCATCTGCTCAGTTTACCACTTCCCACGTCTTCAGCAAATGGGACGTTAAAGATAAATAGGAAATCTGCTTACTCTGTTACACAGTCCAATCCTTGTTCCTAAGAGAACACGTTTCACAGACCTTATAATATAATGTGGGCTCCTTTCGCCGACGCGTCTGTATAAGGAAGGCACGGCAGCATTTATTATAGATACACTTaggcattttacatttttcttaattactcacgtattttttttaaaaaaaacggtCTTTCGTGGGCGGTAAgatcaaatgaaatgaaatgaaaatgaaagttgTGACGGTGCTTTTTAAGTCTACGATCTTTTGGAAACGGTGACAAAACAAGCTCCGCATGCCGGACGAGctgagctacagtacctaccCAAGGAATTCAGGAGCCTTATGTTAATGTGCTGCTACTATGCGGGATTTATTAACGCCTTCACGGCACTCTCCATGCGGATAAACATACAGCCCTAATCTGGGAAATATCCCGTTGTTATTCCAATGACACACGCAATTACGATACATTATGTATCCGCTTCCGGTTTGTCTGCCGTTCCTTGCGTCACCAAGTGGCTATAAATGGAACAGAGAGCGAAAAATACCGTAAGTCTTAGAAAAGTGCAAACTAGAAACATCACTGCTAACATCAACCAGGCTGCaaacacagatcaggagaatGGGAAAACTTTTAGACTAAATCCGGATAAAGACAGTGAGAATGGGTATTTCATTTAAAGTAGTAGTTTTCGAATGGAACACGGGACATGTAATGATTGGTTTTACTTAATAGCAAAATATCATTTGtcccatctagctcatttggttttCGGTTGTTAACTGTTCCGAGGAACCAAGATATCACAGCtcggctgagtagcttgttccatgcgCCCACTACTCTTTGTGCAGAAAGGTGTGTACTCGGCTTTAAAGGCGCTTTCCTACATTTTCCAATTGTTACCTCTGACTCGAGTTTCAATACTGATTTGGTAGACGTCCAGTAGATTGATGTTGTCgggtttttttttgaagattttaaatGCTTGAATCAAATTACCTCGTAGTCTTCTCCGTTGTAGACTTAAACGATCACGGTTTTTTTTCAGCGTGTACGAGTACAGAGCCACGTTTTTAATCTTTGTGACCAAAAATTGTACAAAGTATTTTAAGCGAGGTCTTATTAGGGCATTGTATAGTTTTATCATAACTGGCCGagatacaaattatttaaacgATATATCggaacattttcctttttacttCTCCTCCATTTtgtctaaataaaaacaatgcgTCAACATAATTACCTAAATCTTTCTCATAAGTAGTGTCTTCAAGATAGGCGTTTCCCCTTATGGTTGGCATTGaaaataagggaaaaaaaagttttcttctttaaaacagtACAGTAGGCTCTGAACGTTACTGGCCAATAGCGTTTTACAGAGACGTAGGGAATACTGTCACGAAAGTCCATCCATGAGAATTGTCTTCTGCAGGCTGTTCAATTTCCTTTAGTTAAAGAATAAAAGAACACAGATTTAATTTATGACGAAACGCGGACTAAAAAGGATTTCAACTAAAACTGTTGGAGCTAGCAGGCTTCGTTTTATACCTGCAGTATTGATTAGAATCCACTAATTTGTATCATGTATCGAGCTTAAAAATGTCTTGTTGTTGTGACATTAAAGAATATGCATTATTGCATCCTTCAATAAATGTCACTTCTAGACattatcttttctttttatatggGATTTTAATGATGACGTGATAAATCATTCAATCCATAAACACTCAGCCCAGgtaaatctctttaaaaaaaagatactgaGATATATTTCGCTGGATtggtaaaataaaatttaaatgccTTCACATGTGTGCATAAAAATGAGCTATGATACAACCATTTGTAGAGCAATTTTAGCTGGTGAGGAGTTAAATAACAGAACATATCTTTCCCCGGGAGTAAAGATTAATATATTTGGTTACTGTGTGGACACATAGCCGGTCTATTGTAATGGTGTCTTGGAAGGTGTGAATAGGAACGGGACATATGCAGTCTATCACCGCAGGTGCCTACATCTGTTCTCCTCTAAGGCAGATGCTCTCAGAAACTTGGAAAGCAATTCTAAAGGAGATCCGCCCCTTTTAAATCCTCCATTCATAACCCTAGCGCTCTTCAGTAATCCAGATTGCACTGCTAGCGAACCAGGGTGGCCTCATTAAAAGAGCTGGCGAACTGCAGGCACTTCAGCATCCAACTTGGAAAAGTGTTCCTCGCAATTATTCCCTTAATAcgaaatcaaaacaaaatctttgAGGTGTCTAAGACAATGTCTTATAAATTGCCATCTCAGTAAGTAACCAGTTGCATGAACTGATCCATAGAATTCCGGACATTTAGACTGAGAAGGATTGTTTACCATAAACACACTAAATGCCTTTCACAGACTACACAACCCAAGTGTCTACGCACTGTTTGCGGTGGTAAATGTGCAGTCAGAAGCCTTTTAAAACGCATTTGGCATGAAACGATAATAGATACCgccaaaaatacaaatgcatttaagtaaaatgaaagcgaaaacattcattttagaaAGCAATCGCGATCAATTAACATTTCGCAAATAGGTGAAACACAGTTAACCATCCTAAAACAAGCAGCC from Lepisosteus oculatus isolate fLepOcu1 chromosome 17, fLepOcu1.hap2, whole genome shotgun sequence encodes:
- the fam120b gene encoding constitutive coactivator of peroxisome proliferator-activated receptor gamma, which encodes MGVKGLQGFVENACPGTCVAVNLKEMAEQRRRARPGRPPTLVVDGTACLRHWYSCAAWVHGGQWREYTRVLESFAGAFAEAGIRLVFVFDGAVEEAKRAEWAQRRLRHGREIRGAFRYVKAHGRQPGREMFCLPSGLATFSRFALKALGAETRCSVREADYEIAGYAALHDCMGILGQDTDFLIYDSVPYLSVSQLRLERMETVLFSRENLCRALRLRQSDLPLLACILGNDVVPQGRLEGLRNKCLAAYRQKHPGASTPADKVLAVADFISSHCCSRGGISELPLSEADQAVLEQGVRMYLLPNQQSPWVPSGSEPPSSESMNSLERYSSHDVLQAAKEQHVRAESFMVFDVLSAGVVDCSNTLEDEEDTEFPGQAITFRPARERIYGILFAVKQGDSGPAPAVKEWFVYRGNSLRQPDLVTPAPLSLPEGTPDLKVLWFSEAPETKALRFSTFLAVFDLLDLAEELEKLESPLAAVVCLVTYIALQERSLCLEDVNAYVSQAVCVREKTHEELAGIKLPVVDPRAIELGSLFVRGLTILIAANSASGFPLKMEDLMPWKVFDGLLFHSKYLQAHSGYSEDDLLEGTECWVSQFGHLKALVTSACGRRNRVVQSNPRASVPVKPRGGGCQSRERRPQHFREPEPGQFSAPSSRFQYRGHSVPQQERGHRPRYRGPSRQRYHLAPRWSLFQNTRPNFP